The Deltaproteobacteria bacterium genome contains a region encoding:
- the groL gene encoding chaperonin GroEL (60 kDa chaperone family; promotes refolding of misfolded polypeptides especially under stressful conditions; forms two stacked rings of heptamers to form a barrel-shaped 14mer; ends can be capped by GroES; misfolded proteins enter the barrel where they are refolded when GroES binds) — translation MTAKEIRYSMTAREKMMKGIDTLADAVKVTLGPRGRNVLIEKSWGSPRVTKDGVTVAKEIELADKFENLGAQMVKEVASKTSDVAGDGTTTATILAQAIYREGCKLVAAGSNPMSIKRGIEKAVDLVVEDLKNMSKQTKDKTEIAQVGTISANNDKTIGDIIAEAMDKVGKEGVITVEEAKSMETTLEIVEGMQFDKGYLSPYFVTNAEKMEVHLEEASILLHEKKLNSMKDLLPVLERVAKMGRPLLIIAEDVEGEALATLVVNKLRGTLRCAAVKAPGFGDRRKAMLQDIAVLTGGQVVSEELGVKLENISIDDLGTAKRITVNKDNTTIVEGGGSRETLEGRVKQLRVQIEETTSDYDREKLQERLAKLVGGVAVINVGAATETEMKEKKARVEDALNATRAAVEEGIVPGGGVAYIRALNALEKASFPGEEQLGVKIIKRALQEPVRQIAGNAGFEGSVVVQKVMEGKDAFGFNAETGKYEDLAKTGVIDPTKVARFALQNAASVAALLLTTEAAVAEKPKKKKGGMPQMPAEDMY, via the coding sequence ATGACAGCCAAGGAAATCAGATACAGCATGACTGCCAGGGAAAAAATGATGAAAGGCATAGACACGCTGGCCGATGCTGTAAAGGTGACCCTGGGTCCAAGGGGTCGCAATGTGCTCATCGAAAAGTCCTGGGGATCGCCCAGGGTAACAAAGGATGGCGTGACCGTTGCCAAGGAAATTGAACTCGCGGACAAGTTCGAAAACCTGGGTGCCCAGATGGTGAAGGAAGTTGCCTCCAAGACCTCTGATGTAGCAGGCGATGGCACGACCACGGCAACGATTCTCGCCCAGGCCATTTATCGTGAGGGGTGCAAGCTGGTGGCGGCAGGGTCAAATCCCATGTCCATCAAACGTGGCATCGAAAAGGCCGTAGATCTGGTGGTTGAAGACCTCAAAAACATGTCCAAACAGACCAAGGACAAGACAGAGATCGCCCAGGTGGGGACCATTTCCGCCAACAACGACAAAACCATCGGCGATATCATTGCAGAAGCCATGGATAAGGTGGGCAAAGAAGGGGTCATTACCGTGGAGGAAGCCAAAAGCATGGAGACGACCCTTGAGATTGTTGAGGGGATGCAGTTTGATAAGGGGTACCTGAGCCCATACTTCGTCACTAACGCTGAGAAGATGGAGGTCCACCTGGAAGAGGCATCCATACTCCTGCACGAGAAGAAACTGAACAGCATGAAGGACCTGCTTCCTGTTTTGGAACGGGTCGCCAAGATGGGAAGGCCGCTTTTGATCATCGCAGAAGATGTGGAGGGAGAGGCTTTGGCCACACTGGTGGTCAACAAACTCCGCGGAACGCTCAGATGTGCTGCTGTGAAGGCCCCGGGATTCGGTGACCGGCGCAAGGCCATGTTGCAAGACATTGCCGTCCTGACCGGCGGCCAAGTAGTCAGCGAGGAGCTGGGTGTCAAGTTGGAGAATATCTCCATCGACGATCTGGGAACGGCAAAACGCATCACCGTGAACAAGGACAACACCACCATCGTCGAAGGTGGCGGGAGTCGTGAGACCCTGGAAGGCCGTGTCAAGCAGCTTCGGGTACAGATCGAGGAAACCACCAGTGACTATGATCGTGAAAAACTCCAGGAACGCCTGGCAAAACTGGTTGGCGGGGTGGCTGTGATCAATGTGGGGGCTGCCACGGAGACCGAGATGAAGGAGAAAAAGGCCCGGGTGGAGGACGCCCTCAACGCGACCCGTGCGGCTGTGGAGGAAGGTATTGTCCCAGGTGGTGGCGTGGCCTATATCCGTGCACTTAACGCCCTTGAGAAGGCCAGCTTTCCCGGTGAAGAACAACTGGGCGTGAAAATCATCAAAAGGGCCTTGCAAGAACCTGTCAGGCAAATTGCTGGTAATGCCGGGTTTGAAGGGTCCGTGGTGGTTCAAAAGGTGATGGAGGGCAAAGATGCCTTTGGTTTCAATGCCGAGACTGGGAAGTACGAAGACCTGGCAAAAACTGGGGTCATCGACCCTACAAAGGTGGCCAGATTCGCCCTGCA
- the groES gene encoding co-chaperone GroES, translated as MKVRPLHDRVIVTRTDQEEKTTGGIIIPDTAKEKPQEGKVVAVGPGKTSDNGKRVPLDIKENDRVLFGKYAGTDIKIDGVEHLILREDDILGVIEK; from the coding sequence ATGAAAGTGAGACCTTTACATGACAGGGTGATAGTCACCCGGACTGATCAGGAAGAAAAGACGACAGGGGGCATCATCATCCCTGACACGGCCAAGGAAAAACCCCAGGAGGGCAAAGTGGTCGCCGTAGGACCTGGAAAAACGAGCGACAACGGAAAGCGCGTTCCGTTAGACATTAAAGAAAACGACCGCGTACTCTTCGGGAAGTACGCTGGCACAGACATCAAGATCGATGGCGTGGAACACCTGATACTTCGAGAAGATGATATCCTGGGGGTCATCGAAAAGTAA